The Antennarius striatus isolate MH-2024 chromosome 20, ASM4005453v1, whole genome shotgun sequence genome includes a region encoding these proteins:
- the LOC137614196 gene encoding retinol dehydrogenase 12-like: MQSIRNFFRPAWSSTARLDDRTVIITGANTGIGKETAIDLAKRGAKIIMACRDMEKAQAAMKEVTESSGNQNVVCMKLDLGDTNSIREFAEAINSGEPKVNILINNAGVMSCPFGKTADGFEMQIGINHFGHFLLTYLLIDLIKRSAPARIVNVSSMAHSWGSINLEDINSEKSYDKNRAYAQSKLANVLFTRSLAKRLEGTGVTTYSLHPGVVQTDLYRHLPGAQRAVVKLVSPFTKSSIQGAQTNIYCAVEPSLDNESGGYYSDCAPANCSAAGKDDELAQKLWELTCQTLAITWE, translated from the exons atgcagagTATAAG AAATTTTTTCCGGCCTGCCTGGTCGTCTACAGCAAGGCTCGATGACAGAACTGTGATCATCACTGGTGCCAACACTGGGATTGGTAAAGAGACTGCCATCGACCTGGCAAAGAGAG GGGCAAAGATCATCATGGCGTGCCGAGACATGGAGAAAGCACAAGCAGCCATGAAAGAAGTCACTGAAAGCTCAGGCAACCAAAATGTTGTGTGCATGAAACTCGACTTGGGAGACACCAACTCTATCAGAGAATTCGCCGAAGCCATCAACTCAG GAGAGCCCAAAGTCAACATCCTCATCAACAACGCTGGAGTGATGTCTTGTCCTTTTGGGAAGACTGCGGATGGCTTTGAGATGCAGATCGGTATCAATCACTTCG gtcacttcctgttgacatATTTGCTGATCGACTTGATCAAGCGATCAGCACCAGCCAGGATCGTCAACGTCTCTTCCATGGCTCATTCCTGGGGCTCCATCAATCTGGAGGACATCAACAGCGAGAAGAGCTACGACAAGAACAGAGCCTACGCTCAGAGCAAGCTGGCAAACGTCCTCTTCACTCGCTCTCTGGCGAAACGACTGGAGG GCACGGGCGTGACGACGTATTCCCTCCACCCCGGGGTCGTCCAGACAGACTTGTATCGTCATCTGCCTGGCGCTCAGCGGGCTGTCGTTAAATTAGTCTCTCCCTTCACCAAGTCCTCTATCCAGGGAGCGCAGACCAACATTTACTGCGCAGTGGAGCCGTCACTCGACAACGAGAGCGGGGGGTACTACAG TGACTGCGCCCCTGCAAACTGCTCAGCAGCCGGGAAAGATGACGAGCTGGCGCAGAAGTTGTGGGAACTGACCTGTCAGACGCTCGCAATAACGTGGGAATGA